Proteins from one Cicer arietinum cultivar CDC Frontier isolate Library 1 chromosome 3, Cicar.CDCFrontier_v2.0, whole genome shotgun sequence genomic window:
- the LOC101500921 gene encoding uncharacterized protein, translated as MARRRKLNIRHRASDNEGIQSTSNNTNSTNNLTTKTEEEVASLVPDDRVDPNQYRGLVHHWFSDEGQKISKINRQNRAKFEDVHCMGSKSLPKFIDEKIKKGKGVLPGRKKIYIDTRTRKDGTIVNENVARLIEELKKTVMRLKLLNQPKTHKVLCLGRMTYFIKYKDLIKTDVCDVWARFLILKNRRFVHLKMKSCAKELRIWKTC; from the exons ATGGCTCGAAGAAGAAAGTTAAATATTCGACATCGAGCAAGTGATAATGAAGGAATTCAGTCTACTTCTAATAATACAAACTCAACCAAT AATCTCACTACTAAAACAGAAGAAGAAGTTGCATCTCTTGTACCAGATGATAGGGTTGACCCAAATCAATATCGTGGTTTGGTTCATCATTGGTTTTCTGATGAAGGACAA aaaataagtaaaattaataggcAAAATCGTGCTAAGTTTGAAGATGTTCATTGTATGGGTTCAAAAAGTCTCCCAAAGTTTATTGATGAGAAg ATAAAAAAAGGCAAAGGAGTGTTGCCTGGACGTAAAAAGATTTACATTGATACACGCACTCGTAAAGATGGAACAATTGTCAATGAAAATGTTGCAAGATTGATT gaagaactaaaaaaaacaGTAATGAGGCTGAAACTTCTCAATCAACCCAAGACACACAAGGTTCTATGTCTTGGAAGGATGACATATTTTATCAAGTACAAGGACCTGATAAAAACGGACGTGTGCGATGTATGGGCAAGATTCCTCATTCTAAAAAATCGAAGGTTTGTGCATCTGAAAATGAAGAGTTGCGCGAAAGAGTTAAGAATATGGAAAACTTGTTAG